Proteins found in one Populus alba chromosome 14, ASM523922v2, whole genome shotgun sequence genomic segment:
- the LOC118041557 gene encoding common plant regulatory factor 1 isoform X5 translates to MIRCITEQKPVIGLSFKVLPVRELKQFLRIISKLSKDFYSFWCFTMGNNEEGKSSASDKSSPAQQDQTSIHVYPDWAAIQAYYGSRVALPPYYNSGVASGHAPHPYMWGPPQPMMATYGAPYAAIYSHGGVYAHPAAVPIANTPLSAETPTKSSGNTDQGLLKKLKGFDGLAMSIGNGDAESAEGGSRLPQSMETEGSSDGSDGNTARGKKRSREGTPTADHHTTGGDTKTETHCSPLLGEVNPSTDKVLGAVVDPGMTKALELRNPPSVNVAKTNPATIPQPGAVLPSEAWSPNDRELKRERRKQSNRESARRSRLRKQAEAEELAHKVETLTTVNVALKSEIDQFTEKSQKLRLENAALTQEKLKNAQQGPAQEMTLNNIDEQRNSNPGAKLHQLLDASPRADAVAAG, encoded by the exons ATGATCCGATGTATCACTGAACAGAAGCCAGTGATTGGATTATCTTTCAAAGTTTTACCT GTGAGAGAGTTAAAGCAGTTTTTGCGAATCATCTCCAAATTAAGTAaggatttttattctttttggtGTTTTACCATGGGAAACAATGAAGAGGGAAAGTCTTCTGCGTCTGATAAATCTTCTCCTGCCCAACAA GATCAGACCAGCATTCATGTGTATCCTGATTGGGCAGCTATTCAG GCATATTATGGATCCCGAGTGGCTCTCCCACCATATTACAACTCGGGTGTGGCATCTGGCCATGCCCCTCATCCTTATATGTGGGGCCCACCGCAG CCTATGATGGCTACTTATGGGGCACCATATGCAGCAATCTATTCACATGGAGGAGTGTATGCACATCCGGCGGCTGTTCCGATT GCTAATACCCCTTTGAGTGCAGAAACACCTACAAAATCTTCAGGAAATACTGATCAGGGTTTACTGAAGAAGTTGAAAGGGTTTGATGGGCTTGCAATGTCAATAGGCAATGGTGATGCTGAGAGTGCAGAGGGTGGGAGTAGGCTACCTCAGAG CATGGAGACAGAAGGTTCCAGTGATGGAAGTGATGGGAATACAGCTAGG ggaaagaaaaggagccGTGAGGGAACACCAACTGCTG ATCATCACACCACAGGTGGAGATACAAAAACAGAGACACATTGTAGCCCTCTTCTTGGAGAGGTGAATCCATCCACTGACAAGGTTTTGGGTGCAGTTGTTGATCCTGGTATGACCAAAGCATTGGAGCTCAGAAACCCTCCTAGTGTGAATGTTGCTAAGACAAATCCTGCAACTATTCCTCAACCTGGTGCCGTGCTGCCTTCGGAAGCCTGGTCACCG AATGACCGGGAGCTGAAACGAGAGAGGAGGAAGCAATCAAACAGAGAATCTGCTAGAAGGTCAAGATTAAGGAAGCAG GCCGAGGCTGAAGAACTCGCACACAAAGTAGAAACGTTGACTACAGTGAACGTGGCACTCAAATCAGAAATAGATCAGTTTACAGAGAAATCGCAGAAACTAAGGCTTGAAAATGCAGCATTAACG CAGGAGAAACTCAAGAATGCGCAACAAGGACCTGCGCAAGAAATGACTTTAAACAACATTGACGAGCAGCGAAACTCCAACCCTGGTGCCAAGCTCCATCAACTGTTGGATGCAAGCCCCAGAGCTGATGCTGTGGCTGCTGGTTGA
- the LOC118041557 gene encoding common plant regulatory factor 1 isoform X9, translated as MGNNEEGKSSASDKSSPAQQDQTSIHVYPDWAAIQAYYGSRVALPPYYNSGVASGHAPHPYMWGPPQPMMATYGAPYAAIYSHGGVYAHPAAVPIGSHPHGPGVLSSPAANTPLSAETPTKSSGNTDQGLLKKLKGFDGLAMSIGNGDAESAEGGSRLPQSMETEGSSDGSDGNTARGKKRSREGTPTADHHTTGGDTKTETHCSPLLGEVNPSTDKVLGAVVDPGMTKALELRNPPSVNVAKTNPATIPQPGAVLPSEAWSPNDRELKRERRKQSNRESARRSRLRKQAEAEELAHKVETLTTVNVALKSEIDQFTEKSQKLRLENAALTQEKLKNAQQGPAQEMTLNNIDEQRNSNPGAKLHQLLDASPRADAVAAG; from the exons ATGGGAAACAATGAAGAGGGAAAGTCTTCTGCGTCTGATAAATCTTCTCCTGCCCAACAA GATCAGACCAGCATTCATGTGTATCCTGATTGGGCAGCTATTCAG GCATATTATGGATCCCGAGTGGCTCTCCCACCATATTACAACTCGGGTGTGGCATCTGGCCATGCCCCTCATCCTTATATGTGGGGCCCACCGCAG CCTATGATGGCTACTTATGGGGCACCATATGCAGCAATCTATTCACATGGAGGAGTGTATGCACATCCGGCGGCTGTTCCGATT GGATCCCATCCGCATGGTCCTGGGGTTCTGTCATCTCCTGCA GCTAATACCCCTTTGAGTGCAGAAACACCTACAAAATCTTCAGGAAATACTGATCAGGGTTTACTGAAGAAGTTGAAAGGGTTTGATGGGCTTGCAATGTCAATAGGCAATGGTGATGCTGAGAGTGCAGAGGGTGGGAGTAGGCTACCTCAGAG CATGGAGACAGAAGGTTCCAGTGATGGAAGTGATGGGAATACAGCTAGG ggaaagaaaaggagccGTGAGGGAACACCAACTGCTG ATCATCACACCACAGGTGGAGATACAAAAACAGAGACACATTGTAGCCCTCTTCTTGGAGAGGTGAATCCATCCACTGACAAGGTTTTGGGTGCAGTTGTTGATCCTGGTATGACCAAAGCATTGGAGCTCAGAAACCCTCCTAGTGTGAATGTTGCTAAGACAAATCCTGCAACTATTCCTCAACCTGGTGCCGTGCTGCCTTCGGAAGCCTGGTCACCG AATGACCGGGAGCTGAAACGAGAGAGGAGGAAGCAATCAAACAGAGAATCTGCTAGAAGGTCAAGATTAAGGAAGCAG GCCGAGGCTGAAGAACTCGCACACAAAGTAGAAACGTTGACTACAGTGAACGTGGCACTCAAATCAGAAATAGATCAGTTTACAGAGAAATCGCAGAAACTAAGGCTTGAAAATGCAGCATTAACG CAGGAGAAACTCAAGAATGCGCAACAAGGACCTGCGCAAGAAATGACTTTAAACAACATTGACGAGCAGCGAAACTCCAACCCTGGTGCCAAGCTCCATCAACTGTTGGATGCAAGCCCCAGAGCTGATGCTGTGGCTGCTGGTTGA